The Elaeis guineensis isolate ETL-2024a chromosome 13, EG11, whole genome shotgun sequence genome includes a region encoding these proteins:
- the LOC140853120 gene encoding plastid division protein PDV1-like — MVIHLYYIRDVFNIKFTCIIALQTVRSQQRAERDAAIARLDQSRIILAMRLAGHQGKKYKVIEEAMEFVGYVHDTGHFVSPENLYEIPRNRSGCNLEIHEGKRSSVLMQMLISGLALANKSFRLERIGNVLGNAAMFAVSMLAFLQLHQVAFRSDTLQIRDQAFYRRNGKNISKLDNSSQTRQMKHFDVLSARARAKILSGLMLIHDVLVMLSGIVRVQSFRGWCNRCRPMIPLIRRCTAKWLDGR, encoded by the exons ATGGTTATACACTTATACTATATTAGGGATGTCTTTAACATTAAGTTTACATGTATCATTGCCTTACAGACTGTACGATCACAACAGCGAGCAGAACGAGATGCTGCAATAGCAAGGTTAGATCAAAGTCGCATTATCCTTGCAATGAGGTTGGCTGGTCATCAGGGAAAGAAGTACAAAGTCATTGAAGAAGCTATGGAGTTTGTTGGCTACGTGCATGATACCGGTCATTTTGTCTCACCAGAAAACCTCTATGAGATTCCAAGGAATCGGTCAGGTTGTAATTTAGAAATTCATGAGGGAAAAAGGTCATCTGTCTTGATGCAGATGTTAATTTCTGGTCTGGCTTTAGCCAACAAGTCATTCAGATTGGAAAGGATTGGCAATGTGTTAGGCAATGCTGCCATGTTTGCCGTAAGTATGCTTGCTTTTCTTCAGCTACATCAAGTGGCTTTCCGGAGTGATACTCTGCAGATACGAGATCAGGCATTTTACAGGCGAAATGGAAAGAATATTTCTAAGTTGGATAATTCTTCTCAGACCAGACAGATGAAACATTTTGATGTGTTATCAGCTAGGGCTAGGGCAAAGATTTTGAGCGGATTAATGCTTATACATGATGTTTTGGTGATGTTAAGTGGAATCGTTAGAGTACAATCTTTTCGAGGATG GTGTAATCGCTGCCGTCCCATGATTCCACTTATAAGACGCTGCACTGCGAAATGGCTCGATGGCAGATAA